A stretch of the bacterium genome encodes the following:
- a CDS encoding class I SAM-dependent methyltransferase, with protein MAHVLTMMSADITREKAGSFSSFIASAEAHDLRVAEINSCGQLHPFLQRLSKLCYSEYGSNDSSIRSEDLMSLSYASESFDLVLTSDTLEHVPDVRRASAEIWRVLKYGGFHVFTVPVVWDREVTLQRCHMEGEVIVSRHLDSYHGGALGGDRSLVFYEFGSDIVNVVASCRFEVSLFTSENNPAVSVFVCRKTDSDPLKSHNVNKRTICINTSKL; from the coding sequence ATGGCGCATGTATTGACAATGATGAGTGCTGATATTACGAGGGAAAAGGCAGGGTCATTTTCGAGCTTTATTGCGTCCGCGGAAGCTCATGACCTTCGAGTGGCAGAAATTAACTCGTGTGGGCAATTACATCCATTTTTGCAGCGACTTTCAAAATTGTGCTATTCGGAATATGGGTCAAATGATAGTTCAATTCGTTCAGAAGATTTAATGAGCCTTTCGTATGCCTCAGAGAGTTTTGACTTGGTGCTTACGTCCGACACGCTGGAACACGTGCCGGATGTGAGGAGAGCTAGTGCTGAAATTTGGCGCGTTTTGAAGTATGGCGGCTTTCATGTTTTTACTGTGCCTGTTGTTTGGGATAGGGAAGTCACGCTCCAACGGTGCCACATGGAGGGTGAGGTGATTGTATCTCGCCATTTGGATAGTTACCATGGTGGCGCTTTGGGCGGTGATAGATCGCTGGTGTTTTATGAATTCGGCTCAGATATTGTCAACGTGGTGGCGAGTTGTCGTTTTGAGGTGTCTTTGTTTACATCTGAAAATAACCCCGCAGTGAGTGTTTTCGTTTGTCGAAAAACTGATAGCGATCCCTTGAAAAGTCATAATGTGAATAAACGAACTATTTGCATAAACACTTCGAAATTATGA
- a CDS encoding methyltransferase domain-containing protein translates to MKDDQIATDRQPCQLCDGTLALRYSGHPGYVANRKYDIMVCEKCGTAMAFPLETDSHIYEQIYEHGTQISGYDRYFQHAANVLTADNPLDYLAGAEDVYWGVREYLKVKAATQKSVLRILDIGCGLGYLTYALRRAGYCATGLDVSSKAVIAARQRYGDFFICEDVDRYRVVGAGQYDVIIMCEVVEHVATPRDIFKASLELLAPDGQLIVTTPNRSFYDSGVLWETDPPPVHLWWFSEEGVRGLGAKLGCSVSFADFSLFSRKKLSLCRYRFPRNLPSRSSVFDQHYALLMPSSAIQRSHMSRLIEAVFGCRILKYVRMMKALLQGEHVITGSRRTVMCAILSPNVRGEVKQG, encoded by the coding sequence ATGAAGGATGATCAGATTGCAACCGACCGTCAGCCATGTCAGCTTTGTGATGGGACGTTAGCTCTGCGATATTCAGGACATCCGGGGTATGTGGCTAATCGTAAGTACGATATTATGGTTTGTGAAAAATGTGGAACGGCAATGGCCTTTCCCCTGGAGACAGATTCACATATTTATGAGCAAATTTATGAGCATGGGACTCAGATTTCGGGGTATGATCGATACTTCCAGCATGCCGCAAACGTTCTGACTGCGGACAATCCATTGGATTATCTGGCAGGTGCTGAGGATGTTTATTGGGGGGTTCGTGAATATCTAAAAGTTAAGGCTGCGACGCAAAAGAGTGTTCTTCGTATCTTGGATATTGGGTGCGGATTGGGGTATCTCACCTACGCGCTTCGTCGAGCCGGTTATTGTGCCACGGGTCTGGATGTTTCGTCGAAGGCGGTGATCGCGGCGCGTCAACGATATGGGGATTTCTTTATATGTGAGGATGTAGATCGATATCGTGTTGTGGGGGCAGGGCAGTATGACGTTATTATTATGTGTGAGGTAGTGGAGCACGTAGCCACCCCTCGCGACATTTTCAAAGCTTCATTGGAATTGCTTGCGCCAGATGGGCAACTGATAGTAACAACCCCGAATCGCTCTTTTTATGATAGCGGTGTGCTTTGGGAAACCGACCCGCCGCCTGTTCATCTCTGGTGGTTTAGTGAAGAGGGTGTACGAGGTTTGGGTGCGAAACTCGGCTGTTCTGTGAGTTTCGCAGATTTCTCTCTATTTTCGCGCAAGAAACTGTCATTATGCAGGTATCGGTTCCCGAGAAACCTTCCCTCCCGATCCTCTGTATTTGACCAGCACTATGCTTTATTAATGCCTTCCTCTGCGATACAGAGATCCCATATGTCGCGCCTTATCGAGGCGGTATTCGGGTGTCGCATATTGAAATATGTGCGTATGATGAAAGCCTTATTGCAAGGAGAACATGTCATTACCGGATCGCGCCGGACAGTGATGTGCGCCATTTTAAGTCCGAATGTGCGAGGAGAGGTAAAACAAGGATGA
- a CDS encoding oligosaccharide flippase family protein: MKQLLMRFAKGTGWMVVGGGGARFIGVISSVVIARILGREMFGAFGLIQSTIGVFQTVAGFGLGMTTTKHLAEYRRNDPARAASVLMLCYVVVTALGVGIALTVVLSSSWMADNIMAAPGLNKVLCLSALLIVFGAIGGVQQGALNGLESFRELSLVYLLGSISSFIFGVAGCIWGHLEGLILGVALSSLITVLYSGYVLRRQLHMHGVHSILADWFRERKVLLAYSFPSLLSYLLVVLVQWGSNLIIVHSQDGYAEVAILNAATQWKSAYLFLPLLVGQIAVPIMAAHGGRTSAVEVKHTLRWMGMFNIWVGGALLGILCVSSPWLMGAYGNGFRHGWMTFVVLQVSAFIQLLQAPTVKLWEASGRMWTNFLMNILWAISVLYFAKCWVALGALGIALANIEGLLVFGLGLVLSRRMRNEG, translated from the coding sequence ATGAAGCAACTGTTGATGCGTTTTGCGAAAGGCACCGGGTGGATGGTGGTTGGAGGGGGCGGAGCAAGGTTTATTGGCGTGATTTCTTCGGTTGTCATCGCAAGAATCCTTGGACGGGAGATGTTCGGTGCCTTTGGCTTAATACAAAGTACGATAGGTGTGTTTCAGACTGTGGCTGGATTCGGGCTTGGCATGACGACTACCAAGCATCTGGCAGAATACCGGAGAAATGATCCGGCTCGAGCGGCGTCGGTTCTTATGCTTTGTTACGTCGTTGTGACAGCACTGGGAGTGGGGATTGCGCTCACAGTGGTGCTATCATCCTCATGGATGGCGGACAATATCATGGCTGCGCCCGGCCTTAACAAAGTGCTTTGTCTGTCCGCATTACTGATTGTGTTTGGCGCTATAGGTGGGGTGCAGCAAGGAGCCCTGAACGGTTTGGAGTCGTTCAGAGAGTTGTCACTGGTTTATTTGCTAGGAAGCATATCGTCTTTTATATTTGGAGTTGCCGGCTGCATATGGGGCCACCTTGAAGGGTTAATTCTAGGGGTAGCACTATCATCATTAATTACAGTCCTATATTCCGGGTATGTGCTCAGGCGCCAGCTTCACATGCATGGGGTACATTCGATTTTAGCTGACTGGTTTCGCGAAAGAAAAGTCCTTCTGGCGTACAGTTTTCCTTCTCTTTTAAGTTACCTGCTTGTGGTTCTGGTTCAGTGGGGAAGTAATCTCATCATTGTTCACAGCCAAGATGGTTATGCCGAAGTGGCGATTCTGAACGCCGCTACTCAATGGAAGTCCGCCTATCTCTTTTTGCCCTTGCTTGTGGGGCAAATAGCAGTGCCGATCATGGCGGCACATGGTGGCAGGACGTCTGCGGTAGAAGTTAAGCATACGCTCCGGTGGATGGGTATGTTTAACATCTGGGTGGGTGGTGCATTGCTGGGTATATTATGTGTCTCTAGCCCTTGGCTCATGGGGGCCTATGGGAATGGTTTTCGCCATGGATGGATGACGTTTGTAGTATTGCAGGTGTCGGCATTTATTCAGTTGCTCCAAGCACCGACGGTGAAGTTATGGGAGGCTTCCGGTCGAATGTGGACCAATTTCCTGATGAATATCCTTTGGGCGATTTCCGTGCTTTATTTTGCGAAATGCTGGGTTGCTTTGGGTGCTCTGGGTATTGCGCTGGCAAATATTGAGGGGTTGCTGGTGTTTGGTTTGGGGTTAGTGCTTTCAAGGAGAATGCGGAATGAAGGATGA
- a CDS encoding glycosyltransferase family 1 protein → MADNVGMRQMCNRDIIIDGWLLAQAGHGMASYAIRLAKALAKSRLASRIVVVVPENAKHCVPVGLHSLVLKNPFCMHPALAEFVWQNRLGGYVRRHYPDAVFLALSPFYSWNWPNRSVVVWHDLIPLQFKRYMGRFLFRRFILMARLRRVRKTSMVITDSRFTASALARYQGTLPPLETIGIWPSPGSGDNRSPGAIDAVRTKYGLPQRYWLYVGGYDYRKNVECLIEAYGRASDMCECPALVLAGKIPDDLRKPVCNIHSAMGKIKLAARQVCLPGFIDSVDMESLYCGAELFVYPSLAEGFGLPPLEAMACGCPAIVADTTSLPEVVVDAGYRFSPHPPESLAVLLAKAAKTPLPMNPGFNRDNFSEKRGMEQYCAVLERVSS, encoded by the coding sequence GTGGCCGATAATGTTGGAATGAGACAGATGTGTAATCGAGACATTATTATTGATGGGTGGTTGCTGGCGCAGGCCGGGCATGGCATGGCTTCGTATGCAATACGATTGGCAAAAGCTTTGGCTAAATCTCGTTTAGCATCCCGGATTGTTGTTGTCGTTCCCGAAAATGCGAAACACTGTGTGCCTGTCGGGCTACATTCCCTTGTGCTGAAGAATCCATTCTGCATGCACCCGGCTTTAGCCGAGTTCGTCTGGCAAAACCGGTTAGGTGGGTACGTTCGGCGTCATTATCCCGATGCCGTCTTTCTGGCTTTATCACCATTTTATTCCTGGAATTGGCCCAATCGGTCGGTAGTGGTATGGCATGATCTGATACCGCTCCAATTTAAGCGGTATATGGGACGGTTTCTTTTCCGGCGTTTTATTCTCATGGCGCGACTACGACGGGTGCGTAAAACAAGCATGGTGATCACGGATTCGCGTTTTACAGCTTCTGCGCTGGCTCGATATCAAGGGACCCTCCCTCCGTTGGAGACAATAGGCATCTGGCCCTCGCCGGGATCTGGCGACAACCGATCCCCCGGGGCGATAGATGCTGTGCGAACGAAGTATGGTTTGCCGCAACGTTATTGGCTTTACGTGGGAGGCTATGACTATCGAAAAAATGTAGAATGCTTAATTGAGGCCTATGGCCGTGCGAGTGATATGTGTGAATGCCCTGCCCTGGTTTTGGCGGGCAAGATTCCTGACGACCTGCGGAAACCGGTTTGTAATATTCACAGTGCAATGGGGAAGATAAAGTTGGCCGCGAGGCAGGTGTGTCTTCCTGGATTTATTGACTCGGTTGACATGGAGTCACTCTATTGTGGTGCGGAGTTGTTTGTCTATCCCTCCCTCGCTGAAGGATTCGGGCTTCCCCCATTGGAGGCCATGGCGTGTGGATGTCCCGCTATTGTGGCCGATACGACGAGTCTTCCTGAGGTAGTAGTGGATGCAGGATATAGGTTTTCCCCTCACCCTCCGGAGTCTCTGGCGGTCTTACTCGCCAAAGCGGCCAAAACGCCTCTTCCCATGAACCCGGGTTTTAATAGGGATAATTTCAGCGAAAAGAGAGGCATGGAACAATATTGTGCTGTTTTAGAGAGGGTTTCCTCATGA